The proteins below are encoded in one region of Winogradskyella helgolandensis:
- a CDS encoding DUF6493 family protein, giving the protein MLSQQIEAIVEKEGDIIPLLKTLTPSQKRELVPFLKTLRTKIFERYDIHDKTKWGVSYSSKPVHSQAKMDIVDKACYVCFNKTDTKKAFFQVSKLSISNDYLKNIIPWYKPKWFGDLINDEMPWDLTYEKLMDLYQKELFEPSQALILARLPNAIVESSWKNNVNKSIYKPEVLLKHKATLDLHIWFLFEEASGINNYYNYLHLDNYKGGNDIWIDTFVNLTATEKLDRRKVLTATLHTSTKGFNKTLSGWFAELLLKLNPTLEEILSLQDAFFAALNSPHSKVVNSVLKYFKVAATHKNFKHAIFIENASILLNSETKSVVTSTLMILDKIAKTHKTLQNSVCLKATEALINVDEKIQIRAAKIIEKYGKPKNEELVDEISMYADNLLHNSKDLLKDYLVAETEQNGNIEEPETIELTNVLANDNKIETYNTFDELIFFVSQAIDNNEVYHIDLLLSYLPKLNVLLDKTNVEKLEPIFKRALDLSLSYDWNSQIGNLEHEAAYYINDFSEILIKRFPIELASFKKKKQSKIQKLKDDKFYSSHHKENLKPIEQQSIPDYIYQIHHALFIQSKSFIQKNATLDLLSKPTHAPCWIDPTTLIERIVAYEKQSETIILYDFQIAISRLPFNYNPENISNQIELITDFELRQVLKYHFNFIKLEGVKLTQPELWLQSVLIKNNKNELDYFQNKLSTNLRKEIGNYTWDCKLRDHYYLEYDYPSQKQIRKKTIKKELKLHDFHVQKKGPESLLDNLKGIFKFGKNTVKIKSIYSFMYFKKQKYYTTIQPHDDIKFLYLSPNNPSMLLSQVVHYNLKVSTFWDESSKKNMINLLKGLYNIWNRSDYNEGAYLFLATGLLCSDKISRELAAEIWIKANYEATLDNNLLGSFIGRLETGEYAPLKRFTDLLTHSLFNISKTHNAFLFQLLNSAIKEMNDIPIRGSKKLLEIVLELKHSSNATELEDSTKEKLLKWQNVPSVKPVIKKILDIK; this is encoded by the coding sequence ATGCTAAGCCAACAAATTGAAGCTATTGTAGAAAAAGAAGGAGATATAATTCCACTTTTAAAAACCTTAACACCCTCTCAAAAACGTGAACTTGTTCCTTTTCTCAAAACATTGAGAACGAAAATTTTTGAGCGTTATGATATTCATGACAAGACAAAATGGGGAGTGTCTTATTCATCAAAGCCTGTGCATTCACAAGCTAAAATGGATATTGTAGACAAAGCTTGCTATGTGTGTTTCAACAAAACAGATACTAAAAAAGCATTTTTTCAGGTGAGTAAACTTTCTATAAGTAACGATTATCTCAAGAACATCATTCCTTGGTATAAACCCAAGTGGTTTGGCGACTTAATAAATGACGAAATGCCTTGGGATTTAACTTATGAGAAACTCATGGACTTATACCAAAAAGAATTATTTGAACCTTCACAAGCCTTAATACTTGCTAGATTACCTAATGCCATCGTAGAAAGTTCATGGAAAAACAACGTCAACAAAAGTATTTACAAACCTGAAGTTTTACTAAAACACAAAGCAACTTTAGACCTACATATCTGGTTTTTATTTGAAGAAGCATCTGGAATCAATAACTATTACAATTATTTACACTTAGATAATTACAAAGGAGGCAATGACATTTGGATTGACACGTTTGTAAATTTAACAGCAACCGAAAAGCTTGATAGACGCAAAGTCTTAACAGCCACACTACACACCTCAACAAAAGGATTTAATAAAACATTAAGCGGTTGGTTTGCCGAATTATTATTAAAACTAAATCCAACTTTAGAGGAAATTCTAAGTTTACAAGATGCCTTTTTTGCGGCACTGAACTCGCCACATTCTAAAGTGGTTAATTCCGTTTTAAAATATTTTAAAGTTGCCGCAACTCACAAAAATTTTAAGCATGCTATTTTCATAGAAAATGCATCAATACTTTTAAATTCTGAAACAAAATCTGTGGTAACTTCCACATTAATGATTTTAGATAAAATTGCAAAAACTCATAAAACGTTGCAAAATTCAGTGTGCTTAAAAGCCACAGAAGCTTTAATAAATGTCGATGAAAAAATACAGATAAGAGCCGCTAAGATTATTGAAAAATATGGCAAGCCTAAGAATGAAGAATTAGTAGATGAAATTAGCATGTATGCAGATAATTTATTGCATAATTCTAAAGACTTACTAAAAGATTACCTCGTTGCTGAAACAGAGCAAAACGGCAATATAGAGGAACCTGAAACCATAGAACTCACTAACGTTTTAGCTAACGATAATAAAATTGAAACCTATAACACGTTTGACGAGCTCATCTTTTTTGTGAGTCAGGCAATTGATAATAACGAGGTCTACCATATCGATTTATTGCTAAGTTATTTACCAAAACTCAATGTACTTTTAGACAAAACGAATGTTGAAAAACTAGAACCGATTTTTAAACGCGCTTTAGATTTGTCTTTAAGTTATGATTGGAATAGCCAAATAGGAAATCTAGAACATGAAGCTGCCTATTATATCAATGATTTTTCTGAAATTCTAATAAAACGGTTCCCCATTGAACTTGCCAGTTTTAAAAAGAAAAAGCAATCTAAAATTCAAAAACTTAAGGATGATAAATTCTACTCTAGTCACCATAAGGAAAATTTAAAACCTATAGAACAGCAAAGCATTCCGGATTACATTTATCAAATTCACCATGCGTTGTTTATACAATCTAAATCGTTTATTCAAAAAAATGCAACTTTAGATTTACTTTCTAAACCCACACATGCACCTTGTTGGATAGACCCAACAACATTAATTGAACGAATAGTAGCTTACGAAAAACAGAGCGAAACCATTATCCTTTATGATTTTCAAATAGCCATAAGTAGATTACCATTTAATTATAATCCTGAAAATATTTCAAATCAGATTGAACTCATCACAGATTTTGAACTTAGACAAGTACTCAAATACCATTTTAATTTCATTAAACTTGAAGGTGTTAAACTCACTCAACCTGAATTATGGTTACAATCTGTACTCATAAAAAACAATAAAAATGAACTCGATTATTTTCAAAATAAGCTTTCAACCAATCTAAGAAAAGAGATAGGGAATTACACTTGGGATTGTAAACTAAGAGATCATTATTATTTGGAATACGATTACCCTTCGCAAAAACAAATCCGAAAGAAAACCATAAAGAAAGAGTTAAAACTTCATGATTTTCATGTTCAGAAAAAAGGACCTGAATCACTGTTAGATAATCTGAAAGGAATTTTTAAATTCGGTAAAAACACCGTCAAAATAAAAAGCATTTACAGTTTTATGTATTTCAAAAAACAGAAATACTATACGACCATTCAGCCTCACGACGATATTAAATTCTTGTATTTATCTCCAAATAACCCAAGTATGTTATTAAGTCAGGTGGTGCATTACAACTTAAAAGTATCAACGTTTTGGGATGAATCGAGCAAAAAGAACATGATTAATTTGCTAAAAGGTTTATATAACATTTGGAATCGATCAGATTATAATGAAGGTGCTTATCTATTTTTAGCTACAGGCCTTTTATGTAGTGATAAAATATCGCGAGAATTGGCGGCTGAAATTTGGATTAAAGCAAATTACGAAGCCACATTAGATAACAATTTATTAGGAAGTTTTATTGGACGACTAGAAACTGGTGAATACGCTCCATTAAAAAGATTCACGGATTTATTAACTCATAGTTTATTCAATATTTCTAAAACACATAATGCCTTTTTGTTTCAACTTTTAAATTCTGCTATCAAAGAAATGAATGACATTCCTATTCGTGGCAGTAAAAAATTATTAGAGATTGTACTAGAACTTAAACACAGTTCTAATGCAACTGAACTTGAAGATTCAACAAAAGAAAAATTACTTAAATGGCAAAACGTACCTTCCGTAAAACCAGTGATTAAAAAAATATTAGATATTAAATAA
- the tamL gene encoding translocation and assembly module lipoprotein TamL, whose amino-acid sequence MKRTLRHSVAFIVFGMVLYSCSITKHIPEGERLYTGATIEIEADSIIKNEKELKTELETILRPEPNSKFLGMYVGLYYYYKNQKENPGFLNRWLYKQLGEKPVYQSSVEPFEVEAVLRNRLENKGFFYSTATSSFEEKEIEASINYKLNVTEPYKMERFEIDSMPSPLYEAVKKETDKSHFQNDMRFDLSNMKLERQRIDTELKQKGYYNLNSDFFIFEADTTQYDKKRFDLFLKLKAEVPKKATIPYQISTINVFSNYDLQDSTYVAPERFNNKNYIQDTLFMKLKYLDEFVTLKEGDLYSPDESKNTARRLSKIGAYKYVNIQYKEIDSLETDSLGLLEANIFLSPLTKRAVRAELQGVTKSNNYTGPHLALTYSNRNVFNGGETLNISTNVGYESQFASGDDAGNTSLELGLTTELIFPRVLFPVKINTDFFKYSIPKTKTSIGLNYLSRSELYTLLSANGQFGYSWNANKYITYAFNPISVSYTRLSNTTDEFDAILDENVYLQQSFDQQFISGMTFSFTYNEMVDANDPNQFYLNTTLDVAGNSISLLGQETTSGEPKEFLGLEYAQYAKADLDLRFHLNFGKDRAQTLATRLFAGYGLPYGNSDVIPYVKQYFSGGPYSVRAFKTRSLGPGTYDDESDDDSDVTYFDQTGNIRLEANVEYRFPLFSFFKGAVFADAGNVWNSKTNSVFDGEDKFTSNFINELGMGAGFGLHIDVQGFVIRFDLAAPFHDPSLAEGERWDFKYDEPVLNFAIGYSF is encoded by the coding sequence TTGAAAAGAACTTTAAGACATAGCGTTGCTTTTATCGTATTCGGAATGGTGCTATACTCGTGCAGTATCACAAAACACATTCCTGAAGGCGAACGCTTATATACAGGTGCTACCATTGAAATTGAAGCTGATTCTATTATAAAAAATGAAAAAGAACTAAAAACAGAATTAGAAACGATTTTGAGACCAGAACCTAATTCAAAGTTTTTAGGAATGTATGTGGGTTTATATTATTATTACAAAAACCAAAAAGAGAATCCAGGATTTCTCAATAGATGGCTCTATAAACAACTTGGAGAAAAACCCGTTTATCAATCTAGCGTAGAACCGTTTGAAGTTGAAGCTGTTTTAAGAAACCGATTAGAAAACAAAGGATTTTTCTACAGTACTGCAACATCTTCTTTTGAAGAGAAAGAGATTGAAGCCTCTATAAATTATAAACTAAATGTCACGGAACCTTATAAAATGGAGCGTTTTGAAATTGACTCAATGCCTTCACCACTGTATGAAGCGGTCAAAAAAGAAACCGATAAATCTCATTTTCAAAATGATATGCGTTTCGATTTGTCTAATATGAAATTAGAACGCCAACGTATTGATACAGAGCTAAAACAAAAAGGCTATTATAATCTGAATTCAGATTTTTTCATTTTTGAAGCCGACACGACGCAATATGATAAAAAGCGTTTCGATTTATTTTTAAAATTAAAAGCTGAAGTCCCTAAAAAGGCAACCATTCCTTACCAAATTTCTACAATAAATGTCTTTTCAAATTACGATTTACAAGATTCGACGTACGTAGCGCCCGAACGATTCAACAATAAAAATTACATCCAAGATACACTTTTTATGAAACTAAAATATCTTGATGAATTTGTTACACTAAAGGAAGGCGATTTATACAGTCCTGACGAATCTAAAAATACAGCAAGACGACTTTCAAAAATCGGAGCCTATAAATACGTGAACATTCAATATAAAGAAATTGATTCATTAGAAACCGATAGTTTAGGACTTCTAGAAGCCAATATATTCTTATCACCATTAACAAAACGCGCTGTTCGTGCAGAATTACAAGGCGTTACAAAATCTAATAATTATACAGGACCACATTTAGCATTAACCTACAGTAATCGTAATGTCTTTAATGGTGGAGAAACCTTAAATATTAGCACAAATGTGGGTTATGAATCGCAGTTTGCCAGTGGTGATGATGCAGGAAATACAAGTTTAGAATTAGGCTTAACTACCGAACTTATTTTTCCACGTGTTTTATTTCCGGTAAAAATTAATACGGATTTCTTTAAATATTCTATACCAAAAACCAAAACAAGCATTGGACTTAACTATTTAAGTCGAAGCGAATTGTACACTTTACTCTCTGCAAATGGCCAATTTGGGTATTCTTGGAATGCGAATAAATATATAACTTATGCTTTTAACCCTATATCGGTGAGTTACACAAGACTTTCAAATACAACCGATGAATTTGACGCTATTTTAGATGAAAATGTATATCTACAACAAAGTTTCGATCAGCAATTTATTTCAGGGATGACCTTTTCATTCACCTATAACGAAATGGTAGACGCAAACGATCCTAATCAATTTTACCTCAATACTACCTTAGATGTTGCAGGTAATTCAATAAGCTTATTAGGACAAGAAACCACATCTGGTGAACCTAAAGAATTTTTAGGTTTGGAATATGCGCAATATGCGAAAGCCGATTTAGATTTAAGATTCCATCTTAATTTCGGCAAAGACCGAGCGCAAACTTTAGCAACGCGTTTATTTGCTGGTTATGGTTTACCTTATGGAAATTCGGATGTTATTCCCTACGTGAAACAATATTTTTCAGGAGGACCTTACAGCGTTAGAGCATTTAAAACACGCTCTTTAGGACCAGGAACCTATGACGATGAGAGCGATGACGATAGCGATGTGACCTACTTTGACCAAACCGGAAACATTAGACTCGAAGCCAATGTAGAATATCGTTTTCCGTTATTTTCATTTTTTAAAGGTGCGGTATTCGCTGATGCTGGAAATGTTTGGAACTCTAAAACGAATTCAGTATTTGATGGCGAAGATAAATTTACCTCTAACTTCATCAATGAATTAGGTATGGGAGCTGGATTTGGATTGCATATAGATGTGCAAGGCTTTGTCATTCGGTTCGATTTGGCAGCACCATTTCACGATCCTTCACTAGCAGAAGGTGAGCGCTGGGATTTTAAATATGATGAACCTGTGCTTAATTTTGCTATTGGGTATTCGTTCTAA
- a CDS encoding nucleoside deaminase, protein MTDKEQFMKEAVNAALKGMNNNEGGPFGCVVVKDGKIVGRGNNKVTSTNDPTAHAEVTAIRDACKNLDSFQLDGCEIYTSCEPCPMCLGAIYWARPDKVYYGSNQVDAANIGFDDEFIYKEIPLPYSERSIPFEQLAREVALEPFQEWTKKLDKTEY, encoded by the coding sequence ATGACAGATAAAGAACAATTCATGAAAGAAGCGGTTAACGCTGCCCTTAAAGGAATGAACAATAATGAAGGTGGACCATTTGGTTGCGTTGTTGTTAAAGACGGAAAAATTGTAGGACGCGGCAACAACAAGGTCACCTCTACTAACGATCCAACAGCACATGCCGAAGTTACAGCCATTAGAGATGCTTGTAAAAATTTAGATTCTTTCCAATTGGACGGTTGCGAAATTTATACCTCTTGCGAACCGTGCCCAATGTGCTTAGGAGCCATTTACTGGGCACGACCAGACAAGGTTTATTACGGTAGTAATCAAGTAGATGCTGCGAATATTGGCTTTGATGACGAATTTATTTATAAAGAAATTCCATTACCATACTCAGAACGTAGTATTCCTTTTGAACAATTGGCAAGAGAAGTGGCTTTAGAACCTTTTCAGGAATGGACTAAGAAACTTGATAAGACTGAGTATTAG
- a CDS encoding translocation/assembly module TamB domain-containing protein, with the protein MLGVLVFLFLVILFVRSPWGQSIIVDKAVNFVADKTGTKVAIEKLFITFDGDVQLDGLYLEDIKGDTLVYSKSLEANIPLWKMIRGEGVGVDALDWDGLRANIIRKDSITGYNFQFLIDAFATTDTTTVETDTTSTPLNLVIGNLNFNNFDIVFDDAVAGIESRFKIGKLKADLETTNIEDMIFEASDIELTNANIKFIQKPATIDTTSSDAPLPKLAFENITFNNVVAYYESQPDRLIADVDISEFETRSPYINLAESDFSLGKITLKNSRISLTTEAEIDGLASKIDDVTEDSTTNNNTFEWPQLKVNVAAIDFENNTIDYRVGNAKPTKDVFNPDAIALSNFTLQAKDILLKDKNASLNLEQLNFNEASGLNLNQLAVNFDATDQNLQLDDLKFKLNNNSISGYAHLEYQSLSNLIESPETTKVNLNLPSFQFSLTEIFKFQPDLKKNEYLNKLSKKLVLGNLNASGTLASIKLNKAELNWGNSTRISTNGTLQNITDTETLAFNIPQFSAITKQSDLIQFVSEKDLGVSLPKDVKFVAQFKGNLKDISTKAKLTTTQGIATVNGNYKNAELIAFNANISIDDYKINELLNNPQLGALSLSITSQGSGNTINTLNANLDAKISEFQLNNYDIKDLIISGDIVNGAGNINSKYKDDNLNATLEAYVVLDSINPEIKVDLNVIGANLEALGVMQRNVKTAMHINANFKGNGERYDASAKMNDGVVVYDNRTYLIGDLDAVAHVDNDTTSVSLQNKIIDLNLQSNANPQTFSKAIQRHVLSYFYRDETVSDTISDSVNLKLEGKIAESSLLNDVFLVNVKDLDTIDIAVDFNEKARIFKANITAPHLNYSGNTLDSLAFSMDTDPENFNFNFGFNNVNIGPLDVPKTVITGKQTDHELALNFSGYHEEETLMNVNTKITGSRDQLRFTVNPDSLILNKEKWIVPSGNEVILTEKNLEFNDFKITKNNQSIELTDTLENIAKKHIAIIFENYDINEFFNYLSPKAELATGKLNGNFVLEDPFENAGIIADLSIKDFYALQTDLGTLSINGNSLGANSYAFNAGLKGGDIDFDLTGDYTVTNNIANLDLDFDINEFKIKALNTLSQGEVKNSEGSFSGAFKVTGTTADPQYDGYLTFNNASFNIAKLNSKFSMANEKLNINNSGLSMKDFTIRDENDNALVLSGNVGTESFINPTFDLTVKTKNFQVLNATKEDNEEFYGKVTFDANAKLTGDLQIPKLDAKLTLGSDTDFTYVLPSSVASVEERDGVVVFVNRENRDAILTQTEEQTATIKGFDISALFNVGKNAAVTIIIDEETGDNFKISGEGDFVFTMKPNGRITLTGAYEISEGHYELNLYNLVNRKFLIAQGSRVTWSGDPFDAKLDVRAIYNLETSAYGLMASQISGADSSVKSKYQEVLPFNVYLNIDGELLQPKISFGLDMPEEEQGAVSGQVYSRVQQVNQQEGELNRQVFSLLVLNRFYPDSGSDGSDGGFATIARDNLNDAVSDQLNAFSDKLLGRSGIELDFGLNSYTDYQGDSPTDRTELEIAAKKKLFNDRLTVSVGSDVDIQGSSSTDEETPIIGNVSLEYALTEDGRYRLKGFRKSEFENVIDGQTIVSGISLIFTKEFNQFNELWDAILRSKKEKEAASEAEDVTQEKQEATDESMEQKTN; encoded by the coding sequence TTGCTAGGAGTTCTTGTGTTTTTATTTTTGGTAATTCTTTTTGTTCGCAGTCCTTGGGGACAATCCATTATCGTTGATAAAGCTGTCAATTTCGTCGCTGATAAAACAGGAACTAAAGTGGCCATAGAAAAGCTTTTTATCACATTTGATGGCGATGTGCAACTCGATGGCCTGTATCTCGAAGACATTAAGGGTGATACTCTAGTCTACTCTAAATCACTAGAAGCCAATATACCATTATGGAAAATGATACGTGGAGAAGGTGTCGGTGTAGATGCTTTAGATTGGGATGGCTTACGTGCCAATATTATTAGAAAAGATAGTATTACAGGTTATAATTTTCAGTTCTTAATTGATGCTTTTGCCACAACAGACACAACAACCGTTGAAACAGACACCACGTCTACTCCATTGAACCTTGTAATTGGCAACTTAAATTTCAATAATTTCGATATTGTGTTTGATGATGCGGTTGCAGGCATCGAGTCGAGATTTAAAATTGGTAAATTGAAAGCCGATTTGGAAACCACCAATATTGAAGACATGATTTTTGAGGCTTCAGATATAGAGTTGACTAACGCTAACATTAAATTCATACAAAAGCCTGCTACCATTGACACCACATCCTCTGACGCTCCATTACCAAAATTAGCTTTTGAAAACATAACGTTCAATAATGTGGTTGCTTATTACGAATCGCAACCCGATCGATTAATTGCAGATGTTGATATTTCAGAATTTGAAACACGATCACCTTATATCAATTTGGCTGAAAGTGATTTTAGTCTTGGAAAAATAACACTGAAAAATTCTAGAATCAGCTTAACAACCGAAGCTGAAATTGATGGTTTAGCATCAAAAATAGATGACGTTACTGAAGATTCAACAACAAATAACAATACTTTTGAATGGCCTCAACTAAAAGTTAATGTTGCTGCTATTGATTTTGAAAACAACACCATCGATTATCGTGTAGGCAATGCAAAACCGACAAAAGACGTATTCAATCCTGATGCGATTGCACTGTCAAATTTCACGCTTCAAGCGAAGGACATTTTATTAAAAGATAAAAACGCAAGCCTAAATTTAGAGCAGCTTAATTTTAATGAAGCTTCAGGATTAAATTTAAATCAGCTGGCTGTCAATTTTGATGCTACAGATCAAAACCTGCAATTGGATGATTTAAAATTCAAGTTAAATAACAATTCCATTTCAGGTTACGCTCATTTAGAGTATCAATCACTTTCAAATTTAATTGAGTCACCTGAAACCACTAAAGTCAACTTAAACTTACCGTCTTTTCAATTTTCACTAACAGAGATATTCAAATTTCAACCCGATTTAAAAAAGAACGAATACCTTAATAAATTAAGTAAAAAACTCGTTTTAGGAAACCTTAATGCCTCAGGAACTTTAGCTTCAATAAAATTAAATAAAGCCGAGCTTAATTGGGGAAATTCAACACGAATTTCCACCAACGGAACACTTCAAAATATAACAGACACAGAAACACTAGCCTTTAATATTCCACAGTTTTCAGCAATTACAAAACAATCGGATTTAATTCAGTTTGTCAGTGAAAAAGATTTGGGAGTTAGCTTACCGAAAGATGTAAAGTTTGTAGCACAATTTAAAGGGAATCTTAAGGACATTTCAACTAAAGCCAAATTAACGACAACACAAGGAATCGCGACCGTTAATGGGAATTATAAAAACGCAGAATTAATTGCTTTTAACGCTAATATTAGCATTGACGACTATAAAATAAATGAATTACTAAATAACCCACAATTGGGCGCATTAAGTCTTTCTATTACATCGCAAGGAAGTGGTAATACCATCAACACACTTAATGCTAATTTAGACGCAAAAATTTCTGAATTTCAACTGAACAACTATGACATTAAAGATCTTATTATTAGCGGAGATATTGTCAACGGAGCAGGCAACATTAACTCAAAATATAAAGACGATAACCTCAACGCAACTTTAGAAGCTTACGTCGTTTTAGATTCTATAAATCCCGAGATTAAAGTAGATCTCAATGTTATAGGTGCCAACTTAGAAGCACTTGGTGTAATGCAGCGTAATGTTAAAACGGCTATGCATATTAATGCCAATTTTAAAGGTAATGGAGAGCGCTATGACGCGAGTGCGAAAATGAATGATGGTGTTGTCGTTTATGACAATAGAACCTATTTAATTGGTGATTTAGATGCCGTTGCCCATGTAGATAACGACACCACATCTGTATCGCTTCAAAATAAAATTATAGATTTAAATTTACAGTCTAACGCCAATCCTCAAACATTTAGCAAAGCGATACAAAGACATGTACTAAGCTATTTTTATAGAGATGAAACTGTATCAGATACCATTTCAGATTCTGTAAACTTAAAACTTGAAGGCAAAATTGCTGAATCGTCTTTACTAAATGATGTGTTTTTGGTTAATGTAAAAGATTTGGATACGATTGATATTGCCGTTGATTTTAATGAAAAAGCACGAATTTTTAAAGCAAATATCACGGCACCACATCTTAATTATAGTGGAAACACCTTAGATAGTCTCGCCTTTTCAATGGATACAGACCCAGAAAACTTCAACTTTAATTTTGGTTTTAATAATGTGAATATTGGTCCTTTAGACGTTCCGAAAACGGTGATTACAGGTAAACAAACCGATCATGAATTAGCCCTCAATTTTTCAGGCTATCACGAGGAAGAAACCTTAATGAATGTCAATACTAAAATCACAGGCAGTCGAGATCAATTACGATTTACAGTGAATCCTGATAGTTTAATTCTCAACAAAGAAAAATGGATCGTCCCATCTGGCAATGAAGTGATTCTAACAGAGAAAAATTTGGAATTTAATGACTTCAAGATTACAAAGAACAATCAATCTATAGAACTCACTGATACATTAGAAAACATCGCTAAGAAGCATATTGCTATTATATTTGAAAATTATGACATCAATGAATTTTTCAACTATTTAAGTCCAAAAGCCGAATTAGCCACTGGAAAATTAAATGGTAATTTTGTTCTTGAAGATCCTTTTGAAAACGCAGGAATCATTGCCGACCTAAGCATTAAAGACTTCTATGCACTGCAAACGGATTTAGGTACTTTGAGCATTAACGGGAATTCTCTTGGCGCAAATAGTTATGCTTTTAATGCTGGATTAAAAGGTGGTGATATTGATTTTGATCTCACCGGAGATTATACAGTGACAAACAACATAGCGAATCTCGATCTTGATTTTGACATCAATGAATTCAAAATAAAAGCGCTGAACACCTTATCTCAAGGTGAAGTTAAAAATTCTGAAGGTAGTTTCTCTGGTGCTTTTAAAGTAACAGGTACCACAGCAGATCCACAATACGATGGGTATCTCACATTTAATAATGCAAGTTTCAACATCGCTAAACTCAACTCAAAGTTTAGCATGGCCAATGAAAAACTAAACATTAACAACAGTGGTCTTTCTATGAAAGATTTTACCATTCGTGATGAAAATGATAATGCCTTGGTGCTTTCAGGAAACGTTGGCACCGAAAGTTTTATCAATCCAACATTCGATTTAACTGTAAAAACTAAAAATTTTCAAGTCTTAAATGCCACTAAAGAAGACAACGAAGAATTTTACGGCAAAGTGACTTTTGATGCTAATGCAAAACTTACTGGAGATTTACAAATCCCTAAATTAGATGCAAAACTCACCTTAGGTTCTGATACCGATTTCACCTACGTGTTACCATCTTCTGTTGCTAGTGTTGAAGAACGTGATGGTGTGGTTGTATTTGTAAATCGAGAAAATAGAGATGCTATTCTCACCCAAACAGAAGAACAAACGGCAACAATAAAAGGCTTTGATATTTCGGCCTTATTTAACGTCGGTAAAAATGCTGCCGTTACTATAATTATAGATGAAGAAACTGGAGATAATTTTAAAATTTCGGGTGAAGGCGATTTTGTTTTTACCATGAAACCAAACGGCAGAATTACATTAACTGGTGCTTATGAAATTTCAGAAGGGCATTACGAACTCAATCTTTACAATTTAGTTAATCGAAAATTTTTAATTGCGCAAGGCAGTCGTGTTACTTGGTCTGGTGATCCATTTGATGCTAAACTTGATGTACGCGCTATTTACAACTTAGAAACCTCAGCATATGGACTGATGGCCTCTCAAATTTCTGGTGCAGATTCTTCTGTAAAAAGTAAATACCAAGAAGTTTTACCCTTTAATGTGTATCTTAATATTGACGGGGAACTTTTGCAGCCTAAAATTTCCTTTGGTTTAGATATGCCAGAAGAAGAACAAGGCGCAGTAAGCGGACAAGTGTATAGTAGAGTGCAACAAGTGAACCAACAAGAAGGTGAACTGAATCGACAAGTCTTTTCTTTATTAGTCCTTAATCGATTCTACCCAGATTCTGGCAGCGATGGTAGTGATGGTGGTTTTGCAACCATAGCAAGAGACAATTTAAATGATGCGGTTTCTGACCAACTTAATGCGTTTTCAGACAAACTTTTAGGCCGTTCTGGTATTGAACTCGATTTTGGATTGAACAGCTACACTGATTATCAAGGCGATTCACCAACAGACCGTACAGAATTAGAAATTGCGGCAAAGAAAAAATTGTTTAACGACAGATTAACCGTGAGTGTTGGTAGTGATGTGGACATACAAGGTAGCAGCAGCACTGATGAAGAAACACCTATCATTGGTAATGTAAGTTTAGAATATGCCTTAACAGAAGATGGTAGGTACCGATTAAAAGGCTTTAGAAAAAGTGAATTTGAAAATGTCATTGATGGTCAAACAATAGTCAGTGGTATTAGCTTAATATTTACTAAAGAATTTAACCAATTTAACGAACTTTGGGATGCTATTTTGCGTTCTAAGAAAGAGAAAGAAGCAGCATCCGAAGCTGAGGACGTTACTCAAGAAAAGCAAGAAGCTACGGACGAAAGCATGGAACAGAAAACAAATTAA